A stretch of the Mycobacterium shigaense genome encodes the following:
- the puuE gene encoding allantoinase PuuE, giving the protein MIGYGPTPPDPQWPGNARIAVQFVLNYEEGAENNVLDGSVASETFLSEMVPAEAFPNRHMSMESLYEYGSRAGLWRILRVFERRELPLTVFAVARAMQRNSEAVAAFRELGHEIACHGLAWQSYQMVPPEIEREHMAQAVELLQELTGAAPLGWYTGRDSPQTRQLLIEHGGFLYDSDSYADDLPYWVPMWDGGNRIDHLVVPYTLDTNDMRFASQAGFANGNQFFAHLRHAFDCLYAEGEAGAAKMLSVGLHCRLVGRPARTVALERFLDHVQSHSGVWITKRIDIAHHWRRVHPAGGGTSRCDRQMTRGTEVDADT; this is encoded by the coding sequence ATGATCGGCTATGGTCCGACGCCCCCCGATCCACAGTGGCCGGGAAATGCCCGCATCGCCGTGCAGTTCGTCCTTAATTACGAAGAGGGCGCCGAGAACAACGTGCTCGACGGGTCGGTGGCCTCGGAGACTTTTCTGTCCGAAATGGTTCCGGCAGAAGCATTTCCGAACCGGCACATGAGTATGGAATCGCTCTACGAATACGGATCGCGAGCCGGGTTATGGCGAATATTGCGGGTCTTCGAACGGCGCGAGCTGCCACTGACCGTCTTCGCGGTCGCCCGGGCTATGCAACGCAATAGCGAAGCCGTCGCCGCGTTCCGCGAGCTGGGTCATGAGATTGCCTGTCACGGGTTGGCATGGCAGTCCTACCAAATGGTCCCACCCGAGATCGAGCGTGAACACATGGCGCAGGCTGTCGAGCTTTTGCAGGAATTGACCGGCGCGGCACCGCTAGGTTGGTACACCGGCCGCGATTCCCCACAGACGCGGCAGTTGCTGATCGAGCACGGCGGCTTTCTCTACGATTCGGATTCCTACGCCGACGACTTGCCGTATTGGGTGCCGATGTGGGATGGCGGCAACCGGATCGATCACCTGGTTGTCCCATACACATTGGACACCAATGACATGCGATTTGCGTCGCAGGCGGGCTTCGCCAACGGTAATCAGTTTTTTGCCCATCTTCGCCACGCATTCGACTGTCTCTACGCAGAAGGAGAGGCAGGCGCCGCCAAGATGCTGTCGGTTGGCTTGCATTGCAGGCTGGTGGGCCGCCCGGCACGAACGGTCGCGTTGGAACGCTTCCTCGACCACGTGCAATCGCATTCGGGTGTATGGATCACCAAACGTATTGACATCGCTCACCATTGGCGCCGTGTACATCCGGCAGGCGGCGGGACTTCGCGGTGTGACCGCCAAATGACAAGGGGGACTGAGGTCGATGCTGATACCTGA
- the alc gene encoding allantoicase — protein MIAHCDSESPGFTALPDLALRSLGGAVIWANDEFFAEKENLVAAEPAVYRPATFGHKGQIYDGWETRRRRDQGYDQAIVRLGIPGVVRGIVVDTAWFKGNYPPEVSVEAIVIDGYPKAKDVAAQNNWETLVPRAKVSGDARNFFKVSSDKRWTHVRLNIYPDGGVARLRVHGEGRPDPRFLGFGPVDLAAVENGGLIIGCSNGFFGAPQNILFPGVARVMGEGWETARRREPGNEWVQIRLAGEGLVRVAEIDTSHFLGNSPAQAALTGRGPDGAWAPLLARTDLLPDTRHRFEVTASCPVTEARLDIYPDGGIARLRLFGELTAAARSHVERAWR, from the coding sequence ATGATCGCGCACTGTGATTCTGAGTCGCCCGGTTTCACGGCGTTGCCCGATCTGGCGCTGCGTTCCTTGGGTGGCGCAGTGATTTGGGCCAACGACGAGTTTTTCGCCGAAAAGGAGAACTTGGTAGCTGCCGAGCCGGCGGTCTATCGACCAGCCACCTTTGGCCACAAGGGACAAATCTATGACGGCTGGGAAACGCGCAGGCGCCGTGATCAGGGGTACGACCAGGCGATAGTGCGGCTCGGGATTCCCGGTGTGGTTCGGGGAATCGTGGTCGACACTGCCTGGTTCAAGGGCAACTACCCGCCGGAAGTATCTGTGGAAGCGATCGTGATTGATGGTTATCCGAAAGCTAAAGATGTTGCAGCACAGAATAATTGGGAAACATTGGTGCCTCGTGCCAAGGTATCCGGCGATGCGCGCAACTTTTTCAAGGTCAGTTCGGACAAGCGCTGGACCCACGTGCGGCTCAATATCTATCCCGATGGCGGGGTAGCCCGGTTGCGGGTGCACGGCGAAGGCCGACCTGATCCGAGGTTCCTTGGTTTTGGCCCTGTTGATCTGGCCGCTGTGGAAAACGGCGGGCTGATCATCGGCTGTTCGAATGGCTTCTTCGGCGCGCCGCAGAACATATTGTTTCCCGGGGTTGCTCGGGTGATGGGCGAGGGCTGGGAGACGGCACGGCGCCGCGAGCCCGGCAACGAGTGGGTGCAGATCCGGCTCGCAGGTGAGGGTTTGGTCCGGGTGGCGGAGATTGATACCTCGCATTTCCTGGGCAACAGTCCTGCGCAGGCGGCCTTGACCGGCCGTGGGCCAGACGGTGCTTGGGCGCCGTTGCTGGCTCGTACGGATCTGCTCCCCGATACCCGGCACCGATTCGAAGTCACCGCTTCTTGCCCGGTTACCGAAGCGCGGCTCGATATTTACCCCGACGGTGGCATAGCCAGGCTGCGGCTGTTTGGCGAATTGACTGCGGCCGCACGTAGTCACGTTGAACGTGCCTGGCGATAG
- a CDS encoding DUF6986 family protein, producing the protein MTRTHHELASRLDEIAAIVADVDATLDARYPGDLRCGLQPIHTVYVSAADAPADLASVWGDRARRLADAHVDLLIDLDKHGLLRNVYHVLADSPIQDLRLDFEDGYGDRGDRVEDSDARGAGAILEAFTAGAGAVSCGVRIKGITSADFRRSLRTLELVLDGAGGLPKGFVFTIPKLLVEQQVRAAVLLCEELESVHGLPEGSLRFELQIESPQAVIAADGTVLVAKAIGLSESRCSALHYGTYDYSTACNIASPYQSLDHPIAHHAKSVMSVAAAQTGVWVCDGSTQVVPDGSHQHQRMALRNHYELVTESLTRGYYQGWDMHPGHLITRWLATFGFYRSLLEAAVPRLEAYLDRTKGSVVDEPATAAALAAGVIRGMGCGAFSEDEVTSLAPNCDSDTLHRLLERRMVRS; encoded by the coding sequence ATGACGCGAACGCACCATGAGTTAGCTTCAAGACTCGATGAAATAGCTGCGATAGTGGCCGACGTCGACGCAACTCTCGACGCCCGGTACCCGGGCGACCTTCGGTGCGGGTTGCAGCCGATCCACACCGTTTATGTGAGCGCGGCCGATGCGCCTGCTGATCTCGCGTCGGTGTGGGGGGATAGGGCGCGGCGCCTGGCTGACGCTCATGTGGATCTGCTAATAGATCTGGACAAACATGGTCTGCTGCGCAATGTGTACCATGTTTTGGCGGACAGTCCGATACAGGACCTGCGCCTGGACTTCGAAGATGGCTATGGCGATCGTGGTGACAGGGTCGAAGACAGTGACGCGCGTGGTGCCGGAGCAATCTTGGAGGCGTTTACCGCTGGCGCCGGTGCTGTCTCGTGCGGTGTTCGTATCAAAGGCATTACCTCCGCAGACTTTCGACGCAGCCTGCGAACACTGGAGCTTGTCCTGGATGGTGCCGGGGGTCTGCCAAAAGGCTTTGTCTTCACGATCCCTAAACTTCTCGTCGAACAGCAGGTTCGGGCCGCGGTATTGCTCTGTGAAGAGCTTGAGTCGGTGCATGGGCTGCCGGAGGGATCCCTGCGTTTCGAGCTACAGATTGAAAGCCCGCAGGCGGTCATCGCCGCGGATGGAACCGTGCTCGTCGCAAAGGCGATCGGATTATCCGAATCACGTTGCAGTGCATTGCATTACGGCACGTACGATTATAGTACGGCTTGCAATATTGCCTCGCCTTATCAGTCGTTGGATCACCCGATCGCTCATCACGCAAAGTCGGTGATGTCGGTCGCGGCCGCACAAACCGGGGTATGGGTGTGTGACGGCTCGACTCAGGTGGTGCCTGATGGGTCTCATCAGCACCAGCGGATGGCGCTGCGAAACCACTATGAACTGGTGACCGAGTCGTTGACCCGAGGCTACTACCAGGGTTGGGACATGCATCCCGGTCACTTGATTACCCGATGGCTAGCAACATTTGGGTTTTACCGCAGCCTTTTGGAAGCCGCAGTGCCTCGGTTGGAGGCATATCTGGATCGTACGAAAGGGTCTGTGGTCGACGAGCCGGCCACTGCAGCGGCATTGGCAGCTGGCGTGATACGCGGGATGGGCTGCGGAGCCTTCAGTGAAGACGAGGTCACTAGCCTGGCGCCCAACTGCGACTCCGACACTTTGCACCGCTTGTTGGAACGCCGGATGGTGCGCTCATGA
- a CDS encoding ABC transporter ATP-binding protein gives MASVSFEQATRCYPGSDRPALDALDLFVDDGEFVVLVGPSGCGKTTSLRMVAGLESVDSGCVRIGDRDVTNVDPKDRDVAMVFQNYALYPHMTVAQNMGFALKIAKIPKAEIGERVLDAAKLLDLQPYLDRKPKDLSGGQRQRVAMGRAIVRRPQVFLMDEPLSNLDAKLRVQTRNQIAALQRRLKTTMVYVTHDQVEAMTMGDRVAVLRDGLLQQFAAPRELYRNPANVFVAGFIGSPAMNLFTLPIVDSTVALGDWPIPLPRKIAARASEVVVGVRPEHFELGGLGVEMEVDVVEELGADAYLYGRIADAGTVIAQNIVARADGRNPPQKGSRVRLHPEPGHLHFFGVDGRRIAV, from the coding sequence ATGGCTTCGGTGAGCTTTGAACAGGCGACACGGTGCTATCCGGGCTCCGATCGGCCCGCGCTGGACGCCCTGGACCTGTTCGTCGACGACGGCGAGTTCGTCGTTCTAGTGGGCCCGTCCGGATGCGGCAAGACGACCTCGCTGCGGATGGTCGCGGGGCTGGAATCGGTGGACTCGGGCTGCGTCCGGATCGGCGACCGTGACGTCACCAACGTCGATCCCAAGGACCGCGACGTCGCGATGGTGTTTCAGAACTATGCCCTGTACCCGCACATGACGGTGGCGCAGAACATGGGATTTGCGCTCAAGATCGCGAAGATCCCGAAGGCTGAGATCGGGGAGCGGGTTCTGGATGCGGCAAAGCTCCTTGACCTGCAACCGTATCTGGATCGCAAGCCCAAGGACCTCTCCGGCGGCCAGCGACAGCGGGTGGCGATGGGCCGCGCGATCGTGCGCCGCCCCCAGGTGTTCTTGATGGACGAGCCGTTGTCCAATCTCGACGCGAAACTGCGGGTGCAAACCCGCAACCAGATCGCCGCCCTGCAGCGCAGGCTGAAGACTACGATGGTGTATGTCACCCATGACCAGGTCGAGGCCATGACCATGGGCGACCGCGTCGCGGTGCTGCGCGACGGTCTGCTGCAGCAGTTCGCGGCACCACGTGAGCTGTATCGCAACCCTGCGAACGTTTTCGTCGCCGGATTCATCGGGTCGCCTGCGATGAACCTGTTCACCCTTCCCATCGTCGATTCGACCGTGGCGCTGGGGGATTGGCCCATCCCGTTGCCGCGAAAGATCGCGGCCAGGGCGAGCGAGGTCGTCGTCGGGGTCCGTCCTGAGCACTTCGAACTGGGTGGGCTCGGCGTCGAAATGGAAGTCGACGTGGTCGAGGAGTTGGGCGCCGACGCCTACCTGTACGGCCGAATCGCCGATGCCGGCACGGTCATCGCGCAAAACATCGTGGCGCGCGCCGACGGTCGCAACCCGCCACAGAAGGGCAGCCGGGTGCGGCTGCACCCCGAACCCGGCCACCTGCACTTCTTCGGGGTCGACGGCCGCCGAATCGCAGTGTAA
- a CDS encoding carbohydrate ABC transporter permease → MALAERIVKRSVLRAVPVYIALLAISWVWLFPIAWAISGSLKREGEISEPKLLPAHPRWSNYAEVFAVMPFWRMFGNTVLYAGCVTAGQVFFCSLAGYAFARLQFRGRDTLFVLYLGTLMVPLTVTVIPQFIIMRVAGWVDTPSAMIVPGLFGSAFGTYLMRQFFQTLPGDLEEAAILDGCSPWQVYWRILLPHARPAVMVLAVLTWVNVWNEFLWPLLMIQRNSLATLTLGLVRLRGEYVARWPVIMAASMLIMIPLVLIYAVAQRSFVRGIAVTGMSG, encoded by the coding sequence GTGGCCTTAGCTGAGCGCATTGTCAAGCGCAGCGTCCTGCGCGCGGTTCCGGTCTACATCGCGCTGCTCGCCATCTCATGGGTCTGGTTGTTCCCGATCGCCTGGGCGATTTCGGGATCGCTGAAGCGAGAGGGCGAGATCAGCGAGCCGAAGCTGCTTCCTGCCCACCCGCGCTGGTCGAACTACGCTGAGGTGTTCGCGGTGATGCCGTTCTGGCGCATGTTCGGAAACACGGTGCTCTACGCCGGATGCGTCACGGCCGGGCAGGTCTTTTTCTGCTCGCTCGCCGGATATGCTTTCGCGCGCCTGCAATTCCGTGGCCGCGACACCCTGTTCGTCCTGTATCTCGGCACCCTGATGGTTCCGCTGACAGTCACCGTGATCCCGCAGTTCATCATCATGCGCGTCGCAGGCTGGGTCGACACTCCCTCGGCGATGATCGTGCCGGGCTTGTTCGGCAGCGCGTTCGGCACGTATCTGATGCGGCAGTTCTTCCAAACGCTCCCCGGGGACCTCGAGGAAGCCGCGATTCTCGATGGGTGCTCGCCGTGGCAGGTTTACTGGCGGATTCTGCTGCCCCATGCCAGGCCGGCAGTGATGGTGCTCGCAGTGCTCACCTGGGTCAACGTCTGGAACGAATTTTTGTGGCCGCTGTTGATGATTCAGCGAAACAGCCTGGCCACGCTGACTCTGGGCCTGGTCCGGCTGCGGGGAGAATACGTCGCCCGTTGGCCGGTCATCATGGCTGCCTCGATGCTCATCATGATTCCGCTGGTGCTCATCTATGCGGTGGCGCAGCGTTCGTTTGTCCGTGGCATCGCGGTGACCGGAATGAGTGGCTGA
- a CDS encoding carbohydrate ABC transporter permease — protein MTSTETSPRATRATRPAGVPPSRRREWAGRLFVAPNLLAVAVFLLFPLGFSLYMSFQRWDVFNPPRFVGLDNFEQLFTSDPLFLIAIRNTVVFTIGTVVPTVVVSLIVAGVLNRKVKGITIFRTIVFLPLAISSVVMAVVWQFVFNTDNGLLNIMLGWVGIGPIPWLVDPHWAMASLCVLSVWRSVPFATVILLAAMQGVPGTVYEAAKIDGAGEVRQFAFITLPLIRGSISFVVVISIIQAFQAFDMVYVLNGANGGPETSTYVLGIMLFQHAFSFLEFGYASALAWVMFAILLVLTVVQLRITRRRSLEASRGLS, from the coding sequence ATGACGTCGACCGAGACCTCCCCCAGAGCCACGCGCGCGACACGACCGGCCGGCGTGCCTCCTTCGCGCCGGCGCGAATGGGCCGGGCGCCTGTTCGTGGCTCCGAACCTGCTCGCGGTCGCCGTATTCCTGCTCTTCCCGCTCGGGTTCTCGCTGTACATGAGCTTTCAGCGGTGGGATGTGTTCAACCCGCCAAGGTTCGTCGGACTGGACAACTTCGAGCAGCTGTTCACATCCGATCCGCTGTTTCTCATCGCGATCCGCAACACCGTGGTGTTCACTATCGGGACGGTGGTGCCCACCGTCGTCGTCAGTCTGATCGTGGCCGGCGTGTTGAACCGAAAGGTGAAGGGCATCACGATCTTTCGCACCATCGTCTTTCTGCCGTTGGCCATCTCTTCGGTGGTGATGGCGGTCGTGTGGCAATTCGTCTTCAACACCGACAACGGCTTGCTCAACATCATGCTCGGCTGGGTGGGGATCGGTCCCATCCCGTGGTTGGTCGACCCTCACTGGGCGATGGCATCGCTGTGTGTGCTCAGCGTGTGGCGCAGCGTTCCATTCGCCACCGTCATCCTGCTGGCCGCGATGCAGGGAGTTCCCGGGACTGTTTACGAGGCGGCCAAAATCGACGGCGCGGGCGAGGTGCGGCAGTTCGCATTCATCACGCTTCCGCTGATCCGCGGATCGATCTCGTTCGTCGTCGTCATCTCGATCATCCAGGCCTTCCAGGCGTTCGACATGGTCTATGTCCTCAACGGCGCCAATGGCGGGCCGGAGACTTCGACCTATGTGCTCGGCATCATGCTGTTCCAGCATGCGTTCTCCTTCCTGGAGTTCGGCTATGCTTCGGCACTGGCATGGGTGATGTTCGCGATCTTGTTGGTGCTGACCGTGGTTCAGCTGCGGATCACCCGGCGACGTTCCCTGGAGGCGTCTCGTGGCCTTAGCTGA
- a CDS encoding ABC transporter substrate-binding protein, which translates to MLDRQFGRRGLLRGAGVLTAAASIPWGAGCASDDDALTFFFAANPDEAAARLRVVDEFQRRYPDIKVRAVRSGPGVMQQLSTFCAGGKCPDVLQTWELTYAELAARGVLHDLNDFLARDRAFAAQLAADSVGPLYDTFTYDGGQFGFPEQWSGNYLWYNKRLFADAGVPAPPTSWNRSWTFAEFLDAAQALTKREASGRVSQWGFVNTFVSYYSAGLFALNNGVPWSTPQKNPTHMNFGHPAFVAAVQFYADLANTHKVAPDASDVQSMSTPDLFASGKAALALGGHWRYQTFIRPPDLDFDVAPLPVGPARTQGRIACSNIGTTGLSISASSRRKEQAWEFVKFASGPVGQAIIAESCLFVPVLRSVLASSGFAKAHQRIRNLTVLTEGPFYSEGLPVTPAWEKVVALMDRNMGPVLRGAVPATSLTGLSNAVDEVLQSP; encoded by the coding sequence ATGCTGGATAGGCAGTTCGGGCGGCGCGGCCTGCTGCGGGGAGCCGGTGTGCTCACCGCGGCCGCGTCCATCCCGTGGGGCGCCGGCTGCGCGTCCGACGACGACGCGCTGACGTTCTTTTTTGCCGCCAATCCAGACGAGGCCGCCGCCCGCCTGCGCGTCGTCGACGAATTCCAGCGCCGGTATCCCGACATCAAGGTTCGGGCGGTGCGGTCCGGTCCCGGCGTGATGCAGCAGCTGTCCACATTCTGCGCGGGCGGCAAGTGCCCGGATGTGCTGCAGACATGGGAGCTGACTTACGCCGAGCTGGCCGCCCGCGGAGTGCTGCATGACCTGAACGACTTCCTGGCGCGTGACCGCGCGTTCGCCGCGCAGTTGGCGGCGGACAGCGTCGGCCCGCTCTATGACACGTTCACCTACGACGGCGGCCAATTCGGCTTCCCCGAGCAGTGGTCAGGGAATTACCTGTGGTACAACAAGCGGCTGTTCGCCGACGCCGGAGTGCCGGCCCCGCCCACCAGCTGGAACCGGTCCTGGACCTTCGCCGAATTCCTGGACGCGGCGCAGGCGCTGACCAAGCGGGAGGCATCTGGCCGGGTCAGCCAGTGGGGCTTCGTGAACACGTTCGTCTCCTACTACTCGGCGGGGTTGTTCGCCTTGAACAACGGGGTGCCGTGGTCCACGCCGCAAAAGAACCCGACCCACATGAATTTCGGCCACCCCGCGTTCGTGGCGGCGGTGCAGTTCTACGCCGACCTGGCTAACACACACAAGGTCGCGCCCGACGCGTCCGACGTGCAGTCGATGTCGACGCCCGATCTGTTCGCGTCAGGCAAGGCGGCGCTCGCGCTCGGGGGCCACTGGCGGTACCAGACCTTCATCCGGCCACCGGACCTCGACTTCGACGTCGCCCCGCTACCCGTTGGACCGGCACGAACCCAGGGGCGTATCGCCTGCTCCAATATCGGCACCACCGGGCTGTCCATCTCGGCGAGCAGCCGGCGCAAGGAGCAGGCATGGGAGTTCGTCAAATTCGCCTCCGGTCCCGTCGGGCAGGCGATCATCGCTGAATCCTGTCTCTTCGTGCCCGTCCTGCGCTCGGTGCTCGCCTCCAGCGGATTTGCCAAGGCGCATCAGCGAATTCGCAATCTCACGGTGCTCACCGAAGGGCCTTTCTACTCCGAAGGCCTACCGGTCACCCCCGCGTGGGAGAAGGTCGTCGCCCTGATGGATCGCAACATGGGCCCGGTATTACGCGGGGCAGTCCCGGCGACCTCCCTGACCGGGTTGTCCAACGCCGTCGACGAGGTGCTGCAAAGCCCATGA
- a CDS encoding nuclear transport factor 2 family protein — MVVPLDREHLLAAVERSPHAAAAHDRAAWVGLFTADGRIEDPVGSRPHVGTSEIGRFYDTFIRPRDITFHRDLDIVFGTVVLRDLELEVAMGSAITMRIPAFLRYDLREAHGQWRFAELRAYWELPAMMLQFLRSGAAAVTPALQLSRDLLTIQRLRGTAGFLSGFRRVGTRHKKLVQTFLDAGARQDTVAAGSVLSPAATTTLGDADPLDLAELAERLRGLRSAKTIGSGATVTVSVDSDRGRGILFADVAWRGDAINAVRYFPA; from the coding sequence ATGGTGGTGCCACTGGACCGCGAGCATCTGCTTGCGGCAGTCGAACGGTCGCCGCACGCGGCCGCGGCGCATGACCGCGCCGCATGGGTGGGGCTGTTCACGGCCGACGGCCGCATCGAAGACCCGGTCGGTTCGCGGCCACATGTCGGTACGTCCGAGATCGGTCGTTTCTACGACACCTTCATCCGCCCGCGCGACATCACGTTTCACCGCGATCTCGACATCGTCTTCGGCACGGTCGTCCTGCGTGACCTCGAACTCGAGGTGGCGATGGGATCCGCGATAACGATGCGCATACCCGCGTTTTTGCGCTACGACCTTCGAGAAGCGCACGGTCAGTGGCGGTTCGCCGAGTTGCGGGCCTACTGGGAGCTGCCAGCGATGATGCTGCAGTTCCTGCGTTCCGGAGCCGCAGCCGTGACACCGGCCCTGCAACTTTCGCGAGACCTGCTGACCATCCAACGGCTACGCGGGACCGCAGGCTTCCTGAGCGGCTTTCGCCGCGTCGGTACGCGGCACAAGAAGCTGGTGCAGACTTTCCTCGACGCCGGGGCGCGGCAGGACACGGTGGCCGCGGGGTCGGTGCTATCGCCCGCGGCCACAACGACGTTGGGAGATGCCGATCCGCTGGACCTCGCCGAACTCGCCGAGCGACTGCGCGGACTGAGGTCGGCCAAGACGATCGGTTCGGGCGCCACCGTGACCGTCTCGGTCGATTCGGATCGCGGTCGCGGCATCCTGTTCGCCGACGTGGCATGGCGTGGCGACGCGATCAACGCGGTCCGGTACTTTCCTGCCTAG